The following are encoded in a window of Naumovozyma castellii chromosome 8, complete genome genomic DNA:
- the RRP45 gene encoding exosome non-catalytic core subunit RRP45 (ancestral locus Anc_5.289) produces MAKDIEISNSESKFLLEALRQNYRLDGRLFDQFRDVEVTFGNEYGDVTVKMGDTRVHCRISCQISQPYEDRPFEGLFLISTENSPMAGPQFENGNNTDEDEILCARIIEKAVRRSGALDIEGLCIVAGSKCWAVRADVHFLNCDGGFIDASCIAVMAGLIHFKKPDITVHGEQVIIHPIEEREPTPLGILHIPICVTFSFFNPKETEENIKGESNEEITVIDATLKEELLRDGVLTVTLNKNREVVQVSKAGGLPMDALSLMSCCHKAYSITEKVTDQIVQAVKEDYKSRNKYSELLSSENAR; encoded by the coding sequence ATGGCTAAGGATATTGAGATTTCCAATTCAGAATCCAAGTTTTTGCTTGAGGCTCTAAGACAAAATTATAGATTGGATGGACGTTTATTCGATCAATTTCGTGATGTTGAAGTAACTTTCGGTAACGAATATGGTGATGTCACGGTGAAAATGGGGGATACAAGAGTACATTGCAGAATTAGTTGCCAGATATCACAGCCATATGAAGATAGGCCGTTTGAAGGGCTTTTCCTAATATCCACTGAGAATTCTCCCATGGCAGGAccacaatttgaaaatgggAACAATACAgacgaagatgaaattttatGTGCAAGAATCATTGAGAAGGCAGTAAGACGATCTGGTGCTCTTGATATCGAGGGACTTTGTATTGTGGCTGGTAGTAAATGTTGGGCCGTTAGAGCAGATGTacatttcttaaattgtGATGGTGGTTTCATTGATGCCTCTTGTATTGCTGTTATGGCTGGGCTAATACATTTCAAGAAACCTGATATTACAGTTCATGGAGAACAAGTTATAATACATCCAATCGAGGAAAGAGAACCGACTCCATTAGGTATTTTACACATCCCAATCTGTGTTACGTTTTCCTTTTTCAATCCAAAGGAGacagaagaaaatattaaaggTGAAtccaatgaagaaattacaGTGATAGATGCCACATTGAAGGAGGAACTTCTAAGGGATGGGGTTCTTACAGTaacattaaataaaaacagAGAAGTTGTGCAAGTTTCCAAAGCTGGTGGACTTCCAATGGATGCATTATCGTTGATGAGTTGTTGTCATAAGGCATATTCTATAACAGAAAAAGTAACTGATCAGATTGTGCAAGCAGTCAAAGAAGACTACAAATCGAGAAATAAGTACTCAGAATTATTAAGTTCAGAGAATGCACGTTAA
- the NCAS0H01590 gene encoding uncharacterized protein (ancestral locus Anc_5.358): MPNKLSNQQQHLDTPINASIRHLSTTDISIKEEAEPCELHEKLHCEECQEINEKRMSQFLKRSISYNAINNVKKRTSINNLHRTLSQTSCYSNGSTQTYKNSNIDPFNEFLSFLSNDDYIGQENILWDNLPKEVKEFFIARALAKKKLANDHTIHLNDLKELFRNNASIPNNSDIPPRYIRRNIASNIKRQARKSREQNISRLIGQFFDYELTEMQKEEILNEFSMPEEENPFLSVHSKDRQKECSETEPPISSPEPYLSEINEKIKELNKLMERLEQYSPVTTPTTNDTDKAPITSSSATTPLISKDKDLRATTNRSLNKKMNETPSHQSLRANLPKKHTEETFLEMLATKSKKFMKKFKHKKKPAKLDLYRKPTTSSRQLIHPAPSE, from the coding sequence ATGCCCAATAAACTGAGcaatcaacaacaacatttGGATACCCCTATCAATGCTTCAATTAGACATTTGAGTACTACAGATATTTCtatcaaagaagaagctgaGCCATGTGAACTTCATGAGAAATTACACTGCGAAGAGTGTcaagaaataaatgaaaaaagaATGAGTCAATTCTTAAAGAGATCTATATCATACAATGCAATTAATAATGTGAAGAAGAGAACctcaataaataatctcCATAGGACTTTATCGCAAACAAGTTGTTATAGTAATGGTTCCACTCAAACATATAAAAATTCTAATATCGACccattcaatgaatttctATCTTTTCTCTCCAATGATGATTATATTGGACAAGAGAATATTCTATGGGACAACTTACCAAAAGAAGTTAAAGAATTCTTTATTGCAAGAGCTTTGGCCAAAAAAAAGCTAGCCAATGATCATACAATCCATTTAAATGATCTGAAGGAACTGTTTCGAAATAATGCATCAATACCAAATAACTCTGATATACCCCCTAGATAcattagaagaaatataGCTTCAAACATTAAAAGACAGGCGAGGAAGTCAAGAGAGCAAAATATATCCAGATTAATCGGTCAATTTTTTGACTATGAACTAACAGAAATGCaaaaagaggaaatatTAAATGAGTTCTCAATgccagaagaagaaaatccGTTCTTAAGTGTACATTCAAAAGATAGACAGAAAGAATGTTCAGAAACTGAACCTCCAATCAGTAGCCCAGAACCATACTTGAGTGAAATCAACGAGAAAATCAAGGAgttgaataaattaatgGAGCGTTTAGAACAATATTCTCCCGTAACCACCCCAACCACTAATGATACCGACAAGGCTCCAATTACAAGTAGTTCAGCAACCACACCTCTAATTTCAAAGGACAAAGATCTAAGAGCAACAACTAATAGATCattgaataaaaaaatgaatgaaaCTCCAAGCCACCAGTCCTTGAGAGCCAACCTCCCAAAGAAGCATACCGAAGAAACCTTTTTGGAGATGTTAGCCACTAAATCTAAGAAATTTATGAAAAAGTTTAAACATAAAAAGAAACCGGCAAAGTTGGACTTATATAGGAAACCCACAACTAGTTCTCGACAACTAATACATCCAGCACCATCGGAGTAA